The genomic interval CTCGCGGGCAAGCTCCAGCCGTTCAGGGCCGAGCGGCTGTGGTGAACTGACCCGCAGGTCTGCAGCCAGTACTTCAGCGGCCTGCAGTGCGACTGCCTGGCCAATGCGGTCGGTAAGAAAGCCAATCGCACTGACCGAAGCGACCGCAATGATCAGCGCCACGCCCAGCACCGCCAGTTCGCCGGCACGAAAATCTCGCGCCAGCGCGCGCAGGCCAAAGCGCACCGCTTTCATGCGTGCACCAGCCGGCCGGCGGCAAGGTCCAGCCTGCGATCGCAGCGCGCGGCGAGTTTTTCATCGTGGGTTACCAGCACCAGCGTGGCCTTTTCGATGTGGTTCAGTTCAAACAGCAGATCGACAATCTTGTCGCCTGTGGCGCTGTCGAGGTTGCCGGTCGGCTCGTCTGCAAACAGCACTGACGGGCGGCCGGCAAACGCACGCGCAATAGCCACGCGTTGTTTTTCGCCGCCGGACAGCTGGTTCGGGTAATGGCCGGTGCGCTCGGCCAGCCCCACCGCGGCAAGCGTTTCCAGCGCGCGGCGGCGCGGGTGCCTGGCGCTGTCCAGTTCCAGCGGCAGCATGACGTTTTCCAGCGCGGTCAGCGATGGCACCAGGTGAAACGACTGGAACACGAAGCCCACGCGTCTGGCGCGCAGCGCGGCGCGGCCGTCCTCGTCCAGCGTGCCCAGCTCGGTGTCATCCAGCCATACCTTGCCGCTGCTTGCCTCGTCCAGCCCGGCCAGCAGCGCCAGCAAGGTCGACTTGCCGGCCCCGGACGGACCACAGATGGCCACAGAGCGGCCGCGCTCGATATCGAAGCTGACGTTGTCGAGGATGGTCAGCCTTCCCTCCGGGCTGCTAACCTGTTTCGACAGGTTTTCGGCTTTTAATGCGATGAGCGCAGAGTCATTCATGAGATACGCTTTTATTACCCTGTTGCTGGTTACGTTAGTCGGCTGCGGCGCCGAGGCGCCGCCGGCAGCCGCGATGGCGAAAACGGTCAGCCAGGACGGGCCGGTCATCCTGGTCGTCGGCGACAGTCTCAGCGCCGGCTATGGTATCGAAGATGGCACCGGCTGGGTCGATCTGCTGCAGCAGCGGCTGGATCGCGCCGGCCACAATTACAACATCATCAACGCCAGCATTACCGGCGATACCACCTCCGGCGGGCTGACGCGGCTGAAACTGTCGCTGCAGCAGTTCGACCCAGTATTGGTCATCATCGAGCTCGGTGGCAACGACGGGCTGCGCGCGATACCGCTGCAAGTCGTGGAGAGTAATATCGACCAGATGATCGAGCAGTCACAGGCGGCCGGCGCGCGCGTCGCGCTGCTGGGAATGCGCATTCCGACCAACTATGGTGTGCGTTATACCGCGCAGTTTCACCAGATATACAAGGATGCAGCGAAGCGCCACGACGTGGCGTTTGTGGAGTTCTTCCTCGACGGCGTCGCGCTCAACCCCGACCTGATGCTGCCCGACGGTATCCACCCCAACGCTGCCGCCCAGTCCGTGCTGCTGGACAACGCCTGGCCGGCCATCACCGAGGCACTTGACGCATTATGAGTACAGCACTGATTACCGGCGCCTCGGCGGGTATCGGCACGGCGCTCGCAAGAGTTTTTGCCGAACACGGGCACGACCTTGTGCTGGTCGCGCGGCGTGAGCCACTGCTGCGTGAGCTGGCCGATTCACTGCACGGAGAATTTGGCGTGACGTGCACGGTGCAGGCGACCGACCTGGCCGCCGAGGGCAGTTGCCGGGAACTGTTTGATCGCGTGAATGCCGACGGCATCGAAGTCGAAATCCTGGTCAACAATGCCGGCGTGCTGAAGGGCGGGGCGTTCCGTCGCAGCGACCCGTTGGATAACGAAGCGATGATTGCGCTCAACATCGCTGCGCTTACCCGGTTGTCGCGGCTGTTTGTCGAGCCGATGGTCGCGCGTGGCAGCGGCCGAATCATGAACGTTGCTTCGCTTGGTGCCTTCCAGCCGGTGCCCTCGCTGGCGGTCTACTCGGCGACCAAGGCCTACGTGCTGTCATTTACCGAGGCGCTGGGCGTGGAGCTCACCGGCAAAGGGGTGACCACGACGGTGTTGTGTCCCGGTTTTACCGACACGGACATGGTGCGCGATGAGCAGGGACGCACACCGGTGGCGAAATCGCTGATCATGCCGACCGAACCGGTCGCGCGCGCCGGCTACAAGGCCTGCATGCGCGGCGACGCCATCGTGGTGCCGGGATGGGCGAACAGGATTGCCAGCTCCGCATCGCAGGTGGCACCCCGCTGGCTGGTGCGTGCCGTCAGCGGCAGAGCCGCGCGCGGCGGCCGCCGCTAGCGCCCGTGGGAGCGGCTTCAGCCGCGACTCCTCGCGACCATGTCTCGCGGAGGCACCCTGCGACAGGCCCTCGCGGGAGCGGCGGTCCTCGCGGGAGCGGCTTCAGCCGCGACTCCTCGCGACCATGTCTCGCGGAGGCGACCTGCGACAGGTCCTGGCGGGAGCGGCTTCAGCCGCGACTACTCGCGACCATGTTTCGCGAGGCAACCTGCGACAGGCCCTCGCGGGAGCGGCTTCAGCCGCGAATCTTCAGGAACCTGCAACGTCCGTTCGCGCCTGAAGGCGCTCCTACAGGATGGCGCCGGCGAGCAGGTGCACGGCAGCGGCAATGACTGCAAAGAACGTCAGAGCCATGCCGGTGACACGAAATCGCAGGTCTTCCGGTTGCTGGCTGATGCCGAAGGCATGGATGACACGGCCAGCCAGTAACGCAGCGCACAACACGTGAATCCAGGCACGGCTGTCGATCTGCAGCTCGAGAAAGTAGATCAGCAGCAAGGCAATCGGCACATACTCAGCAAAATTCGCGTGCGCGCGCATGGCGCGTGCC from Gammaproteobacteria bacterium carries:
- a CDS encoding SDR family oxidoreductase gives rise to the protein MSTALITGASAGIGTALARVFAEHGHDLVLVARREPLLRELADSLHGEFGVTCTVQATDLAAEGSCRELFDRVNADGIEVEILVNNAGVLKGGAFRRSDPLDNEAMIALNIAALTRLSRLFVEPMVARGSGRIMNVASLGAFQPVPSLAVYSATKAYVLSFTEALGVELTGKGVTTTVLCPGFTDTDMVRDEQGRTPVAKSLIMPTEPVARAGYKACMRGDAIVVPGWANRIASSASQVAPRWLVRAVSGRAARGGRR
- a CDS encoding glutathione metabolism protein codes for the protein MLITPIYAAVLALIFVGLAVRTLMLRRKLQVGIGTGKQPLLARAMRAHANFAEYVPIALLLIYFLELQIDSRAWIHVLCAALLAGRVIHAFGISQQPEDLRFRVTGMALTFFAVIAAAVHLLAGAIL
- a CDS encoding arylesterase → MAKTVSQDGPVILVVGDSLSAGYGIEDGTGWVDLLQQRLDRAGHNYNIINASITGDTTSGGLTRLKLSLQQFDPVLVIIELGGNDGLRAIPLQVVESNIDQMIEQSQAAGARVALLGMRIPTNYGVRYTAQFHQIYKDAAKRHDVAFVEFFLDGVALNPDLMLPDGIHPNAAAQSVLLDNAWPAITEALDAL
- a CDS encoding ABC transporter ATP-binding protein, whose amino-acid sequence is MNDSALIALKAENLSKQVSSPEGRLTILDNVSFDIERGRSVAICGPSGAGKSTLLALLAGLDEASSGKVWLDDTELGTLDEDGRAALRARRVGFVFQSFHLVPSLTALENVMLPLELDSARHPRRRALETLAAVGLAERTGHYPNQLSGGEKQRVAIARAFAGRPSVLFADEPTGNLDSATGDKIVDLLFELNHIEKATLVLVTHDEKLAARCDRRLDLAAGRLVHA